One genomic segment of Brassica napus cultivar Da-Ae chromosome A3, Da-Ae, whole genome shotgun sequence includes these proteins:
- the LOC106438208 gene encoding ARGOS-like protein, giving the protein MIREIPSLQNDNVSIQDHTSSNIKNRNTMDMRREDMTFRGPTQAQMMSKQEYLQTLSSQNSTRRLITKSSYFSLESMVVLVGLTASLLFLPLILPPLPPPPFMLLLVPIGIMVLLMVLALMPSSNAKHVTGTYM; this is encoded by the coding sequence ATGATTCGTGAAATCCCCAGTCTACAAAACGACAACGTAAGCATTCAAGACCATACTTCGAGCAACATCAAGAACAGAAACACCATGGACATGAGAAGAGAAGACATGACCTTTCGGGGACCAACTCAAGCTCAGATGATGAGTAAGCAAGAATATTTACAGACATTGTCGTCTCAGAACAGTACGAGGAGGCTAATAACTAAATCGAGTTACTTCAGTTTGGAGTCAATGGTTGTCCTTGTTGGTCTCACAGCATCGCTCTTGTTCCTTCCGTTGATTCTTCCACCGTTGCCTCCTCCCCCCTTCATGCTGCTTCTGGTTCCCATTGGGATTATGGTTCTGCTTATGGTTCTTGCTTTAATGCCTTCCTCTAATGCCAAACATGTAACAGGCACTTACATGTAA
- the LOC106438209 gene encoding 60S ribosomal protein L7-3-like — translation MNVGEMADSKVVVPESVLKKIKREEEWALAMKQEAEAAKKKSVETRKLIFKRAEQYAKEYAQKDNELIRLKREAKLKGGFYVDPEAKLLFIIRIRGINAIDPKTKKILQLLRLSQIFNGVFLKVNKATINMLRRVEPYVTYGYPNLKSVRELIYKRGYGKLNHQRIALTDNSIVAEGLGKHEIICVEDLIHEIMTVGPHFKEANNFLWPFQLKAPLGGLEKKRNHYVEGGDAGNRENFINELVRRMN, via the exons ATGAATGTAGGAGAGATGGCTGATTCAAAGGTGGTGGTTCCAGAGTCTGTGCTAAAGAAGATCAAGAGGGAAGAGGAATGGGCATTGGCCATGAAACAGGAAGCTGAAGCTGCTAAGAAGAAGAGCGTTGAGACCCGCAAGCTTATCTTCAAGAGAGCTGAGCAGTATGCCAAAGAATACGCCCAGAAG GATAATGAGTTGATCCGTTTGAAGCGAGAGGCTAAGTTGAAAGGAGGGTTCTACGTTGATCCTGAGGCAAAGCTGCTCTTTATCATCCGTATCCGTGG TATCAACGCCATTGACCCCAAAACCAAGAAAATTCTGCAGCTCCTGCGTTTGAGTC AGATCTTCAATGGTGTGTTCCTTAAGGTGAACAAGGCAACAATTAACATGTTGCGTCGTGTTGAGCCTTACGTGACTTATGG ATACCCTAACCTGAAGAGTGTTAGGGAGCTGATATACAAGAGGGGTTATGGGAAGCTGAACCACCAGAGGATAGCACTTACAGACAACTCTATAGTAGCTGAAGGTCTAGGAAAGCACGAGATCATCTGCGTGGAGGATCTGATCCACGAGATCATGACCGTTGGACCTCACTTCAAAGAAGCCAACAACTTCCTTTGGCCCTTCCAGTTGAAGGCACCACTCGGTGGACTTGAGAAGAAGAGGAACCACTATGTTGAAGGTGGTGATGCTGGAAACAGGGAGAATTTCATCAACGAGCTTGTCAGGAGAATGAATTGA
- the LOC106438210 gene encoding F-box/kelch-repeat protein At2g44130-like: MIMDKSSNRAEEVSKDLIPGLPLELAMECLVRVPYQFQSAMRSVCRSWRSLLSDSSFIKGRRRCGKAELLLCFVQPFSPPNTASKAVGDTEIPLGVEEKGEKRASSTPRFGLSVYNATMSTWNRVAFPQQQIPLFCECVVVQDAGKILLIGGWDPETLQPVKDVYVLEGSGRRWRRGAPMKESRSFFACASVGPTKVYVAGGHDEQKNALRSAEVYDVEKDEWSTIPSMAEGRDECQGFSMGTGLGGFCVLSGYATESQGRFRQDGEVYDPMTKSWSRIENVWPFPDTSPRGRTITAGDTRGSSRLRCFSTDRELQSNSQWESRDGWRKWKLDVEVIQLPASGSSVYVGSSGGESVIMIGGRRESEGAMMKTTEEKNAGNWSHVNDISFGFSTLPFSHASIYV, from the coding sequence ATGATTATGGACAAGTCGAGTAACAGAGCTGAGGAAGTTTCAAAAGATTTGATTCCCGGTTTACCCTTGGAGTTAGCCATGGAGTGTTTGGTCAGAGTTCCGTACCAATTTCAATCCGCCATGAGATCCGTTTGCCGTTCTTGGCGAAGCTTACTCTCCGACTCTTCATTCATCAAAGGGCGGCGGAGATGCGGCAAAGCAGAGCTTCTCCTCTGCTTCGTTCAACCGTTTTCACCGCCAAATACAGCGTCTAAAGCGGTTGGAGACACAGAGATACCGCTGGGGGTGGAGGAGAAGGGTGAGAAGCGCGCATCCAGCACGCCGCGGTTtggtttgagcgtttacaacgcTACGATGTCCACGTGGAACCGCGTGGCGTTTCCCCAGCAGCAGATCCCTCTTTTCTGCGAGTGCGTCGTGGTTCAAGACGCAGGGAAGATTCTACTCATCGGCGGGTGGGATCCGGAGACGTTACAGCCGGTGAAAGACGTTTACGTCCTCGAAGGAAGCGGGAGGAGGTGGAGACGAGGCGCGCCGATGAAGGAGTCCCGTTCCTTCTTCGCCTGCGCTTCCGTGGGTCCCACGAAGGTGTACGTCGCCGGAGGACACGACGAGCAAAAGAACGCCTTACGATCAGCAGAGGTGTACGACGTGGAGAAAGACGAGTGGTCAACGATCCCATCGATGGCCGAAGGAAGAGACGAATGTCAAGGGTTCTCCATGGGGACGGGGCTAGGAGGATTCTGCGTTTTAAGCGGTTACGCAACGGAGTCTCAAGGGAGGTTCCGACAGGACGGAGAAGTTTATGATCCGATGACAAAGTCATGGTCAAGAATCGAAAACGTATGGCCTTTTCCGGATACTAGCCCTAGAGGCCGCACCATCACTGCCGGAGACACTAGAGGCTCATCTAGGTTACGTTGTTTCAGTACAGACCGTGAGTTACAGAGCAATAGTCAATGGGAAAGTAGAGACGGTTGGAGAAAATGGAAACTGGATGTTGAAGTTATTCAGCTTCCCGCGAGTGGAAGTTCAGTCTACGTCGGAAGCTCTGGAGGTGAATCGGTGATAATGATCGGCGGAAGAAGAGAGAGTGAAGGAGCGATGATGAAGACGACAGAGGAGAAGAATGCCGGAAACTGGAGTCATGTCAATGACATATCTTTTGGTTTCTCCACACTTCCATTCTCACATGCTTCAATCTATGTCTGA
- the LOC106438211 gene encoding histone-lysine N-methyltransferase ASHH3-like, with protein MPASKKVSERNPIEQVFNKLLEDIGEEEEFSLPDWLNEGKPTPYTYIKRNVHLTEKTKKKAEDDGIFCTCALTHGSSSVVCGSDCDCGLLNASCSSDCKCGSECNNKPFQQRRVKKLKLIQTDKCGSGIVADEYIQEGEFITEYVGEVIDDVTCAQRLWEMKGRGEKNFYLCEINKNMVIDATNKGNKSRYINHSCNPNTQMQTWIIEGETRIGIFAISDINKGEHITYDYQFVAFGEDQDCHCGAIGCRKKLGVKPNKPKLVSDEETRKIVVSELAQQTLPQVHHNGDIHEGTLINNLSEEQTCPRTCIGVVIRLSRPTSDRCFGIIRRFDEVTRKHSVMFEDGVTEFIDLSKEDWEILSD; from the exons ATGCCTGCCTCGAAGAAG GTTTCCGAGAGGAACCCCATAGAACAAGTGTTCAACAAGTTGTTGGAGGATATTGGAGAAGAAGAGGAGTTTTCGTTGCCGGATTGGTTGAACGAAGGGAAACCAACTCCTTACACCTACATCAAGCGCA ATGTACACTTgacggagaaaacaaaaaaaaaggctgAGGATGATGGAATTTTCTGTACTTGTGCCTTGACCCATGGCTCTTCTTCAGTTGTGTGTGGGAGTGATTGTGATTGTGG GTTGTTAAACGCAAGCTGTTCATCCGATTGCAAATGTGGGAGTGAGTGTAACAATAAGCCTTTCCAACAACGGCGTGTGAAGAAGTTAAAGCTAATTCAA ACAGACAAATGTGGATCAGGGATTGTAGCAGATGAATACATCCAAGAAGGAGAGTTTATCACTGAATATGTAGGAGAAG TCATAGATGATGTGACTTGTGCACAAAGGCTATGGGAGATGAAAGGCCGTGGAGAAAAAAATTTCTATCTGTGTGAGATAAACAAAAATATGGTGATTGATGCCACTAATAAGGGAAATAAATCGAGATATATCAATCATAGTTGCAACCCTAATACGCAGATGCAGACATG GATAATTGAGGGCGAGACAAGAATCGGCATTTTTGCCATCTCTGACATAAATAAGGGAGAGCATATCACTTATGACTATCA GTTTGTTGCGTTTGGTGAAGATCAAGACTGCCATTGTGGAGCAATAGGTTGCAGAAAGAAGCTTGGGGTGAAACCAAACAAACCTAAATTAGTCTCGGATGAAGAAACTCGTAAAATCGTGGTATCTGAATTGGCTCAGCAGACACTGCCCCag GTTCATCATAATGGAGATATACATGAAG GAACATTAATTAACAATCTTAGTGAAGAGCAAACATGTCCTCGTACTTGTATTGGTGTAGTGATCAGGTTATCTCGCCCCACGAGCGATAG GTGTTTTGGCATCATTAGACGTTTTGATGAGGTCACAAGAAAGCACTCG GTGATGTTTGAGGATGGTGTTACTGAGTTTATCGACCTGTCGAAAGAAGACTGGGAGATTTTATCTGACTGA
- the LOC106438212 gene encoding methionine aminopeptidase 2A, with the protein MEIEKLDVEASTEESGGVESSSGKEDLLLASDLSDNLDLDEDEKEKNQEEERSKAESSTKKKKKKSKNKKKKKKSSLQQTDPPSIPVIDLFPSGEFPEGEIQEYKDDNLWRMTSEEKREMERLQKPIYNSLRQAAEVHRQVRKYMRSIMKPGMLMIDICETLENTVRKLISENGLQAGIAFPTGCSLNKSVLLPFFFNPLFISLLQYDDVMKLDFGTHIDGYIVDSAFTVAFNPMYDPLLAASREATYTGIKEAGVDVRLCDVGAAIQEVMESYEVEINGKVYQVKSLRNLNGHSIGRYQIHAEKSVPNVKGGEQTKMEEGELYAIETFGSTGKGYVRDDLECSHYMKNFDVGHVPLRLPRAKQLLATINKNFSTLAFCRRYLDRLGETKYLMALKNLCDSGIIEPCPPLCDVKGSYISQFEHTILLRPTCKEVISKGDDY; encoded by the exons ATGGAGATTGAAAAGCTTGATGTGGAAGCTTCTACGGAGGAGAGTGGTGGAGTAGAGTCCTCTAGTGGAAAAGAGGATCTATTATTAGCTTCAGACCTTTCTGATAATCTTGATCTTGATGAAGATGAAAAGGAGAAAaaccaagaagaagagagaagcaAAG ctGAGTCTTCaacgaagaaaaagaagaagaaaagtaaaaacaa gaagaagaagaagaagagttctCTTCAACAGACTGATCCACCTTCAATTCCTGTTATTGATCTCTTCCCTTCTGGAGAATTCCCTGAAGGTGAAATCCAAGAGTACAAGGATGA TAATTTGTGGAGAATGACAtctgaagagaagagagagatggagaggcTACAAAAGCCTATATACAACTCTCTGCGCCAAGCAGCAGAGGTTCATCGTCAAGTTAGGAAGTATATGAGAAGCATAATGAAGCCTGGAATGTTGATGATTGATATCTGTGAGACCTTAGAGAACACTGTTCGTAAGTTAATATCAGAGAATGGTCTTCAAGCTGGTATCGCCTTCCCTACAGGATGTTCTCTTAATAAGTCAGTCctacttccttttttttttaatcctctCTTCATTTCTTTG CTTCAGtatgatgatgtgatgaagctaGATTTTGGAACACATATTGATG GGTACATTGTTGATTCTGCTTTTACAGTTGCATTCAATCCTATGTATGATCCTCTTTTAGCAGCCTCCCGTGAAGCAACATACACCGGTATCAAG GAAGCTGGGGTTGATGTCCGTCTTTGTGATGTTGGTGCTGCAATTCAGGAGGTCATGGAGTCTTATGAGGTAGAGATCAATGGAAAAGTCTACCAAG TGAAAAGTCTCAGAAACCTGAATGGGCACAGCATTGGGCGCTATCAGATACATGCTGAAAAATCTGTTCCTAACGTCAAAGGAGGTGAGCAGACAAAGATGGAAGAGGGTGAACTATATgccattgaaacttttggaTCAACCG GGAAAGGATATGTGAGAGATGACTTAGAATGTAGCCATTACATGAAAAACTTCGATGTGGGTCATGTCCCTCTGAGGTTACCAAGAGCTAAACAACTCCTTGCAACCATTAACAAGAACTTCTCCACTCTAGCCTTCTGCAGACGCTATTTGGACCGTCTTGGTGAAACTAAATACTTAATGGCTTTAAAGAATCTGTGTGATTCTGGCATCATTGAG CCATGCCCTCCATTGTGCGATGTGAAAGGAAGCTATATTTCTCAGTTTGAGCATACTATCTTGCTGCGCCCAACTTGCAAAGAGGTTATTTCCAAAGGAGACGATTACTGA
- the LOC106443634 gene encoding protein ENDOSPERM DEFECTIVE 1-like → MEARTGRSVQEHPSTPAPVPPPSTRRPRVREVSSRFMSPVSSSSSSGRDLHSNSPRHLNHNHQQHQKSRRQLKLSDGGENRSSETARSLHSPFPLQQKRSQPLKENRLDTPTTVLPPPSRSRLNQQRLLTSSAAARLLRLSVSTDGEEDYEREKSNGSDHTKLFNTPASSPLRRSLSSSCHDVRASLSLKGSSLPPVAPSSKSQADTKRQKKVLGQQVDAHCLKLLHNRYLQWRFANASAQVKTQSQKAQPERMFYSLGLKMSELSDSVQKKRLELQRLLRAKVVKEIVESQIPYLEQWETLLEEEYLTSVSETSEALLNASLLLPLDADIKVETKELAETLDVASKSMEGIVQNIGNFLPKTQEMEPLMCELARVSSNAKASAEDCGVGLIKTHSSHIEECYLRSQLIQQKYELQGSKHFV, encoded by the exons ATGGAAGCGAGAACCGGCCGGTCTGTTCAAGAGCATCCATCGACACCGGCGCCGGTTCCTCCGCCTTCAACGCGGCGGCCAAGAGTGAGAGAAGTCAGCTCGAGATTCATGTCTccggtttcttcttcttcctcctccggCAGAGATCTCCATTCAAATTCTCCGAGGCATCTTAACCACAATCACCAACAGCACCAGAAGTCTAGACGGCAGTTGAAATTATCAGACGGAGGTGAGAACCGATCTTCCGAGACTGCGCGTAGCCTACACTCGCCTTTTCCTCTTCAACAAAAACGATCACAGCCGTTGAAAGAGAACCGTCTCGACACTCCGACGACGGTGCTACCTCCGCCGTCCAGATCTCGATTGAACCAACAGCGTTTGCTTACCTCCTCGGCGGCGGCTAGGCTTCTCCGGTTATCTGTCTCCACGGACGGTGAAGAAGACTACGAAAGAGAGAAGTCCAATGGCTCAGATCACACAAAGCTCTTCAACACTCCCGCCTCCTCACCTCTTCGCCGATCCCTGAGTTCATCTTGCCACGACGTTAGAGCTTCACTGTCGCTTAAAGGTTCGTCATTGCCTCCCGTGGCACCTAGTTCGAAGAGTCAAGCCGATACAAAGAGACAGAAGAAAGTTTTAGGACAACAAGTGGATGCACACTGTCTGAAACTGCTTCATAACCGCTACTTACAATGGAGATTTGCCAATGCAAGTGCTCAGGTCAAAACACAATCTCAGAAAGCTCAACCCGAG AGGATGTTTTACTCGCTCGGTTTGAAAATGTCAGAGCTCTCCGACTCTGTACAGAAGAAACGCTTAGAATTGCAAAGATTATTAAGAGCGAAAGTTGTGAAGGAGATTGTGGAGTCTCAA ATTCCTTATTTAGAACAATGGGAAACTCTTCTTGAAGAAGAATACTTAACTTCAGTATCGGAAACATCTGAAGCTTTATTGAATGCTTCGTTGCTGCTCCCTCTTGATGCTGATATCAAA GTTGAGACTAAAGAGTTAGCTGAAACACTTGATGTTGCCTCCAAGTCAATGGAAGGCATTGTGCAAAACATTGGAAACTTTCTGCCGAAG ACACAAGAGATGGAGCCGTTGATGTGCGAACTAGCTAGAGTAAGCAGCAATGCAAAAGCATCAGCAGAAGACTGTGGAGTTGGATTGATTAAGACACATTCATCACAT aTCGAAGAATGCTATCTTAGAAGTCAGCTTATTCAGCAGAAGTATGAACTCCAAGGGAGTAAACATTTTGTTTGA
- the LOC106438213 gene encoding pre-mRNA-splicing factor CWC25 homolog, which yields MGMKFLNKKGWHTGSLRNIENVWKAEQKQEAEQKKLEELRLQIVQEKERSEFRSLQEQAGLVPRQERLEFLYDSGLAVGKGSASGSGVSFQKEEQPLANAADAGNGASEKPDPSAPGALFEDKTPSANDSWRKLHSDPLLLIRQREQEALARIKNNPVKMALIRKSVEEKGKGEDGDAKEHKKRHKHKSGKQHRKETSTRHHSDSEEDSGEENGRKSHHHRSSVDHDEHYERRRSDLDKESKSYSKHYERQRPEDDSKRRDRRDKHYERRRSDLEDESKRREGHDKHYERRRSDVDDESKRSENRSSEKYRSQEDRKRKTEDLDNDKHPSKENGFQNRRRNGGGSKLSEEERAARFKQMQMDAEVHEEQRWRRLKKADETDAVEASKNKISTGKSFLDEANKSVYGVEEGGSSTIEESVRRRSYYSQRGNEAEGNAFRR from the exons ATGGGGATGAAATTTCTGAACAAGAAGGGATGGCATACGGGGAGTCTCCGTAACATCGAGAACGTGTGGAAGGCTGAGCAGAAACAAGAGGCCGAGCAGAAGAAGCTCGAGGAGCTTCGTCTCCAGATCGTCCAGGAGAAGGAGCGTTCTGAGTTTCGATCTCTTCAGGAACAAGCCGGTCTCGTCCC GAGGCAAGAGAGATTGGAGTTTCTGTATGATTCAGGATTAGCTGTAGGGAAAGGGAGTGCGAGTGGTTCAGGTGTGTCGTTTCAGAAAGAAGAGCAGCCTTTAGCGAATGCTGCTGATGCTGGTAATGGTGCTAGTGAGAAGCCAGATCCTTCGGCTCCTGGTGCGTTGTTTGAGGATAAGACGCCCTCTGCTAATGACTCTTGGAGGAAGCTTCACTCTGACCCTTTGCTTCTCATCAGGCAGCGCGAGCAAGAAGCTCTCGCTAGAATCAAGAATAACCCTGTCAAGATGGCTCTTATTCGTAAATCT gTGGAAGAAAAGGGAAAGGGTGAAGATGGAGACGCAAAAGAGCACAAGAAAAGGCATAAACATAAAAGTGGAAAGCAGCATCGTAAGGAAACTTCAACCAGACATCATTCTGATTCTGAGGAAGATTCTGGTGAAGAGAACGGAAGAAAGTCCCATCATCACAGATCATCAGTGGATCATGATGAACATTATGAGAGACGAAGATCAGATTTAGACAAAGAGTCAAAAAGTTATAGTAAGCACTATGAGAGACAAAGACCAGAGGATGATTCCAAAAGAAGGGACAGGCGTGATAAGCACTATGAGAGACGAAGGTCAGACTTAGAGGATGAGTCCAAAAGAAGAGAAGGTCACGATAAGCACTATGAGAGACGGAGGTCAGATGTGGATGATGAATCAAAGAGGAGCGAAAATAGATCAAGTGAGAAGTATCGGTCTCAAGAGgatagaaaaaggaaaacagaGGATTTAGACAATGACAAGCACCCCTCGAAGGAGAATGGATTCCAGAATAGAAGGCGGAATGGTGGTGGCTCTAAACTATCGGAGGAGGAGAGAGCTGCTAGGTTTAAGCAAATGCAAATGGACGCAGAGGTGCATGAGGAGCAAAGATGgagaagattgaagaaagctgaTGAAACAGATGCAGTGGAAGCTAGCAAGAACAAAATCTCTACTGGGAAAAGCTTTTTGGACGAGGCTAATAAAAGTGTCTACGGAGTTGAGGAAGGTGGAAGCTCGACTATTGAAGAAAGTGTGCGTCGCAGAAGCTATTATTCACAGCGTGGAAATGAAGCTGAAGGCAATGCTTTTCGCCGCTAA
- the LOC106438214 gene encoding uncharacterized protein LOC106438214, whose protein sequence is MAKVVSFSLALLMTVVVILTPSAVSGENGFSDLKIHTHLKRLNKPALKSIKSPDGDIIDCVPVTDQPALSHPLLINHTVQMTPSFNPESVFGESKVSSNTKNQQSSAISQLWHVNGKCPENTVPIRRTTKQDLYRASSVEKFGMKNQKSIPKRKSYEPASVLTQNGHQHAIMYVEDGVFYGAKAKINVWKPNVEMPNEFSLAQIWVLGGNFNSDLNSIEAGWQVSPQLYGDSRTRLFTYWTSDAYQGTGCYNLLCSGFVQINREIAMGGSISPLSSFGDSQYDITILIWKDPKEGHWWLQFGEKYIIGYWPASLFSYLSESASMIEWGGEVVNSQSEEGQHTTTQMGSGRFAEEGWGKASYFKNIQVVDGSNELRSPENLQVFTDQENCYNVKSGSGGSWGSHFYYGGPGRNPNCP, encoded by the exons ATGGCGAAGGTTGTTAGCTTCTCGCTTGCTCTGTTAATGACGGTGGTGGTGATTCTCACCCCTTCAGCCGTCTCCGGCGAAAATGGGTTTTCCGATCTTAAAATCCATACCCACTTGAAACGACTCAACAAGCCAGCTCTCAAATCCATAAAG AGCCCAGATGGAGATATTATCGATTGTGTCCCAGTCACCGACCAACCAGCTTTATCTCATCCTCTGCTCATTAATCACACTGTCCAG ATGACTCCAAGTTTCAACCCAGAGAGTGTCTTTGGCGAGAGTAAAGTTTCGTCCAACACCAAGAATCAGCAGTCTAGTGCTATATCTCAGCTTTGGCATGTGAATGGGAAATGCCCAGAGAACACAGTTCCAATCAGAAGGACGACAAAGCAAGATCTTTACAGAGCGAGTTCCGTCGAGAAGTTCGGTATGAAGAATCAGAAGAGTATCCCTAAGCGTAAATCTTATGAGCCAGCTAGTGTCCTTACACAAAATGGTCACCAG CACGCGATAATGTATGTCGAAGATGGAGTTTTCTACGGGGCGAAAGCGAAGATTAATGTGTGGAAACCGAATGTggagatgcctaatgagtttagcttagctcagatttgggttttgggtgGAAACTTCAACTCTGATCTTAATAGTATTGAAGCTGGCTGGCAG GTCAGTCCACAATTGTATGGTGATAGTCGCACTAGGCTCTTCACTTATTGGACT AGTGATGCATACCAAGGAACAGGCTGCTACAATCTTCTGTGCTCAGGATTTGTTCAAATCAATAGGGAGATTGCAATGGGTGGATCAATCTCACCTCTGTCAAGCTTTGGAGACTCTCAGTATGACATTACAATACTTATCTGGAAG GATCCAAAAGAAGGACACTGGTGGTTACAGTTTGGAGAGAAGTACATAATAGGATACTGGCCagcttctctcttctcttactTGTCAGAAAGTGCGTCGATGATTGAATGGGGAGGTGAAGTGGTTAACTCACAGTCTGAGGAAGGACAACACACTACCACTCAGATGGGAAGTGGGAGGTTCGCAGAGGAAGGTTGGGGCAAAGCTAGTTACTTCAAGAACATTCAAGTAGTTGATGGATCAAATGAGCTGAGAAGCCCTGAAAATCTTCAAGTGTTCACTGATCAAGAGAACTGCTACAATGTGAAGAGTGGCAGTGGTGGTTCTTGGGGAAGTCACTTCTATTATGGTGGTCCAGGCCGAAACCCTAATTGCCCTTAA